From the Polyangiaceae bacterium genome, one window contains:
- the pilO gene encoding type 4a pilus biogenesis protein PilO, translated as MAAAQPSALARLPLIAKLGIGAGLILLVGVAYFVVFYGELASSIKAAQGKERQLREDLAEARKNEFAYQKDLAELTDRQQRQRELQKILPQTTEYPSFLSSLQTVANVSGVSLSAWTPQEELPEKFYARVPMKLELSGKFHQIAKFFYGVGQLDRIINMENISITDPGQDGDEVTVKAEVLATAFRALSDTQLAAGGDKRGAAQQQVQQPQPNPPPPQGGQP; from the coding sequence ATGGCAGCGGCCCAACCTTCCGCCCTCGCGCGTTTGCCGCTGATCGCCAAGCTGGGTATCGGCGCTGGCCTGATCCTGCTCGTCGGCGTCGCCTACTTCGTCGTGTTCTACGGCGAGCTCGCCAGCAGCATCAAGGCCGCGCAAGGCAAAGAGCGACAACTTCGAGAAGACCTCGCGGAGGCACGCAAGAACGAGTTTGCCTACCAGAAGGACCTCGCGGAGCTGACGGATCGCCAGCAGCGACAGCGCGAGTTGCAGAAGATCCTGCCTCAAACCACGGAGTATCCGTCCTTTCTCAGCTCGCTGCAGACCGTGGCCAACGTCTCTGGGGTGAGCCTTTCGGCTTGGACGCCTCAGGAAGAGCTACCCGAGAAGTTCTACGCGCGTGTCCCCATGAAGCTCGAGCTCAGCGGCAAGTTCCACCAGATCGCCAAGTTCTTCTACGGCGTGGGTCAGCTCGATCGCATCATCAACATGGAGAACATCTCCATCACGGATCCAGGGCAGGACGGCGACGAGGTGACGGTCAAGGCCGAGGTGTTGGCTACGGCGTTCCGGGCACTGTCGGACACGCAGCTGGCAGCGGGCGGTGACAAGCGCGGGGCTGCCCAGCAGCAGGTGCAACAACCGCAGCCCAATCCTCCTCCGCCTCAG
- a CDS encoding PilN domain-containing protein yields the protein MIRINLLPQKKRAERGEGSQVWLLAVLFLFLVEVGALFAYHGFKAEELTDQNRKNAELQTQIDRAKQAVVNHAKVKEELGQLRAREDAIAKLQSARTGPTSVMLELARILTPGRGPSVDPDRLNQIRKENPLAVYNPSWDARRLWLIRFVETNRRVKLEGTARDGEDVSELARRMNLSSLFFNVRLLPAKKERDKESGMEVVRFQLEAEVRY from the coding sequence ATGATTCGCATCAACCTACTCCCGCAGAAGAAGCGGGCAGAGCGCGGCGAAGGCAGCCAGGTATGGCTGCTGGCAGTGCTGTTCCTGTTCTTGGTCGAGGTGGGTGCGCTTTTCGCGTATCACGGTTTCAAGGCGGAAGAGCTGACGGATCAGAACCGCAAGAACGCCGAGCTGCAGACGCAGATCGACCGCGCCAAGCAAGCCGTCGTCAACCACGCCAAGGTCAAAGAAGAGCTCGGTCAGCTTCGTGCCCGTGAGGACGCCATCGCCAAGCTGCAGAGCGCTCGCACTGGACCGACGTCGGTGATGCTCGAACTGGCCCGCATCCTCACACCCGGACGAGGCCCCAGTGTCGATCCGGATCGGTTGAACCAGATCCGCAAAGAGAACCCACTGGCCGTCTACAATCCTTCCTGGGATGCGCGCCGGCTGTGGCTGATTCGCTTCGTGGAGACCAACCGCCGAGTAAAGCTCGAGGGCACTGCACGCGACGGTGAGGACGTCAGCGAACTCGCGCGACGCATGAATCTCTCCAGCCTTTTCTTCAACGTGCGCCTCCTGCCGGCGAAGAAGGAGCGAGACAAGGAAAGCGGCATGGAAGTCGTGCGTTTTCAGCTGGAAGCCGAGGTGAGGTACTGA
- the pilM gene encoding type IV pilus assembly protein PilM, which produces MGEGKNLVGVDIGTSSIKVCQLKETRKGMMLQKLGVAPLPPQTIVDGQVMDASSVIETLQRVFQAAKIRQKECAISVSGQTVIIRKISVPMMTAAELDEQIHWEAEQHIPFDIKDVQVDYQVLRKRAEASQMDLLLVAAKRDQISDYAQLARDARLKPMVCDIDAFTVQNLFEFSRGLPPDQTIALINVGASLTSLNIIAGGVSAFTREIANGGNVITDEIQKQLGVPFEQAEAYKCGGSADPADPYRGGVVPAQVVQIIESVSDAIAAEIQRSLDFFMATSGESEIGRIFVTGGSANLVALAQAIERRARVPTEVWSPLERIVVDPKDVNHALLQQSAAQLSVALGLALRKEREVRG; this is translated from the coding sequence ATGGGCGAAGGGAAAAACCTGGTAGGCGTCGACATCGGCACGAGCTCGATCAAGGTCTGCCAGCTCAAAGAAACCCGCAAGGGCATGATGCTGCAGAAGCTGGGCGTGGCACCGCTTCCTCCCCAGACCATCGTGGATGGGCAAGTCATGGACGCCAGCAGCGTGATCGAGACGCTGCAGCGCGTCTTCCAAGCCGCGAAGATCCGCCAAAAGGAATGCGCCATCAGCGTGTCGGGCCAGACGGTCATCATTCGTAAGATTTCCGTTCCGATGATGACGGCCGCGGAGCTCGACGAGCAGATTCACTGGGAAGCCGAGCAACACATTCCCTTCGACATCAAGGACGTGCAGGTCGACTACCAAGTGTTGCGCAAGCGCGCCGAAGCCAGCCAAATGGATCTGCTGCTCGTAGCGGCGAAGCGCGACCAAATCAGCGACTACGCGCAGCTGGCGCGCGATGCCCGCCTCAAGCCCATGGTCTGCGACATCGATGCTTTCACGGTGCAGAACCTGTTCGAGTTCTCCCGCGGGCTGCCGCCAGATCAGACGATCGCGCTCATCAACGTCGGGGCCAGCCTCACGTCGCTCAACATCATTGCCGGTGGGGTGAGCGCTTTCACCCGCGAGATCGCCAACGGTGGCAACGTCATCACCGACGAGATCCAGAAACAGCTAGGCGTGCCCTTCGAGCAGGCGGAAGCCTACAAGTGCGGCGGGAGTGCCGATCCGGCGGACCCCTATCGCGGCGGCGTGGTCCCAGCTCAAGTCGTGCAGATCATCGAGTCCGTGTCCGACGCGATCGCCGCGGAGATCCAGCGCAGCTTGGACTTCTTCATGGCGACCAGCGGGGAGTCGGAAATCGGCCGCATTTTCGTCACGGGCGGTTCTGCGAACCTGGTGGCCCTGGCCCAAGCCATCGAGCGGCGTGCTCGGGTTCCGACCGAAGTCTGGTCTCCGCTGGAGCGCATCGTGGTCGATCCCAAAGACGTGAACCACGCGCTGCTGCAGCAATCCGCCGCACAGCTGTCGGTAGCCCTCGGACTCGCGTTGCGCAAGGAGCGGGAGGTGCGTGGATGA
- a CDS encoding DUF882 domain-containing protein — translation MRRLTCVLLLGLTALIAAPSALAAPKKIKTHTVYPGQTLGMIAKRYNVPIEALCGANGIKRKSPIQPKQRLVIPGPDDQDGSQTRALVQELAAEAKQQAERPAGTRTAKRDTKENKVAKAGRQAGKSAREDRAARGSSKVAKQTNTPEPGYSKKPKRRGHLSLSGPSGSWHGLAVDRKGRVQTRAEVGVAKVLASWRTGQREDIHRRLIRMLVRVSDHFGGRPIRVVSGYRPYRPDQYTPHSRHNEGRAVDFFIPGVPNEVIRDFCRTLPNVGVGYYPNSTFIHMDVREIRTYWIDYSGPGEAPRYANATGKDPGRASKPEKPSEPEPKAEEAETEATDSEPAKRDARQPSAQPDRG, via the coding sequence ATGAGGCGCCTGACCTGCGTGCTGCTGCTGGGGTTGACCGCACTAATAGCTGCGCCGTCAGCGCTGGCAGCGCCGAAGAAAATCAAGACGCATACGGTCTACCCGGGTCAGACCCTGGGCATGATCGCCAAGCGCTACAACGTCCCGATCGAGGCGCTGTGTGGCGCCAACGGAATCAAGCGCAAGTCGCCCATTCAGCCCAAGCAGCGGCTAGTGATCCCTGGACCGGATGACCAGGACGGCAGCCAGACCCGCGCGTTGGTGCAAGAGCTTGCGGCCGAGGCGAAGCAGCAAGCCGAACGGCCCGCTGGGACCCGAACGGCCAAGCGCGACACCAAGGAGAACAAGGTCGCCAAGGCGGGGCGTCAGGCCGGGAAGAGTGCTCGCGAAGACCGAGCAGCAAGAGGCTCGAGCAAGGTTGCGAAGCAAACGAACACGCCCGAGCCTGGCTACTCGAAGAAGCCGAAACGCCGCGGACATCTGAGCCTGAGCGGCCCCAGCGGGAGCTGGCACGGACTCGCGGTGGACCGCAAGGGCCGCGTCCAAACCCGAGCAGAAGTGGGAGTGGCCAAGGTGCTGGCGTCCTGGCGAACGGGTCAGCGAGAGGACATTCACCGCCGGCTGATCCGCATGCTGGTTCGGGTCAGCGACCACTTCGGGGGCCGTCCAATCCGTGTAGTCAGCGGCTATCGCCCCTATCGGCCCGATCAGTACACGCCTCATTCTCGCCACAATGAGGGGCGCGCAGTGGATTTCTTCATTCCCGGCGTGCCCAACGAGGTGATCAGGGACTTCTGCCGAACCTTGCCAAACGTGGGCGTCGGCTACTACCCGAACTCGACCTTCATCCACATGGATGTGCGAGAGATCCGCACCTACTGGATCGACTACTCCGGTCCGGGCGAAGCCCCCCGCTATGCCAACGCGACCGGCAAGGACCCGGGCCGTGCCTCAAAACCGGAGAAGCCGAGCGAGCCCGAGCCCAAGGCCGAGGAAGCCGAAACGGAAGCGACGGATAGCGAGCCGGCCAAGCGCGACGCGCGCCAGCCGAGTGCGCAGCCCGACCGCGGCTGA
- a CDS encoding AraC family transcriptional regulator, producing the protein MLVATTRKEIGRGSYRAHYAASRSVFIAAIRRTGLLFDSSFTAGERKRSRGVMLYLLLQGTLELTIDPEHAFVAPVAFCFDEAQFEGGADAPGVPFRNWGEPLEAVEIRLALTDLQLKGERPIAIELPAPVWSAAHRLAELSTTEGLEAACRALLRDLADANLISPRLAQEADEHEGRVARMWEAIRPFAERLDLLNSLDALSLAAGLSLRHLARELSDFPKSLRVPFMGWRETTKRYRIKLATLALSEAELSIAQVAELAGYGSTEAMNRAFRDEGIDAPSRVREALLARLRRLEREP; encoded by the coding sequence ATGCTCGTCGCCACAACCCGCAAGGAGATCGGGCGCGGGAGCTATCGAGCTCACTACGCCGCATCACGCTCGGTGTTCATAGCCGCGATTCGGCGCACAGGACTGCTGTTCGATTCGAGCTTCACAGCGGGTGAACGAAAGCGCTCTCGAGGCGTGATGCTCTACTTGTTGCTACAGGGCACCCTCGAGCTGACGATCGACCCGGAGCATGCCTTCGTTGCCCCCGTCGCATTCTGCTTCGACGAGGCCCAATTCGAAGGCGGAGCCGACGCTCCCGGAGTGCCCTTTCGCAACTGGGGTGAGCCCCTCGAAGCCGTGGAAATTCGCCTCGCCCTCACCGACCTTCAGCTGAAGGGCGAGCGCCCCATTGCCATCGAACTGCCGGCGCCGGTGTGGAGCGCGGCCCACAGGCTGGCGGAGCTGTCGACTACTGAGGGGCTGGAAGCTGCCTGTCGTGCGCTGCTCCGCGATCTGGCGGACGCGAACTTGATCTCGCCTCGACTTGCGCAAGAGGCGGACGAACACGAAGGGCGCGTCGCCCGCATGTGGGAGGCAATACGACCCTTCGCCGAGCGACTGGATCTGCTCAACTCGTTGGACGCGCTGTCCCTTGCCGCCGGGTTGTCCTTGCGGCACCTGGCGCGAGAGCTGAGCGATTTTCCCAAGTCTTTGCGCGTGCCCTTCATGGGCTGGCGCGAGACGACGAAGCGCTATCGGATCAAGCTGGCCACGCTCGCTCTGTCAGAAGCGGAGCTGTCCATCGCTCAGGTTGCGGAATTGGCCGGCTACGGCAGCACCGAGGCCATGAATCGCGCCTTTCGCGACGAGGGCATCGATGCGCCGAGCAGAGTGCGGGAAGCGCTCTTGGCTCGGCTCCGGAGGTTGGAGCGCGAGCCTTGA
- a CDS encoding GFA family protein, whose translation MEAIPGRCLCGAVTFELTPPTDFCAHCHCGSCRGASGAAFLTWTSVPRERFTLLQGEDALTWFASSETIRWGFCSRCGSTLLYEAIASGHPEAPKLDRMYVTLGALRAPLDRQPACHVSVEEAVTWFRRADHLPGHVGKTEQTQDVPSAHLILYVADQAASTRFYAAVLAAPPRLDVPGMSEFALPGNAVLGLMPESGVARLFEGAVSTNAPGAARAELYLRVEDPGAAHARALAAGATELSPLQRRDWGHDAAYSLDPDGHVLAFANC comes from the coding sequence ATGGAAGCCATCCCGGGCCGCTGTCTCTGCGGCGCAGTGACCTTCGAACTCACCCCTCCGACAGACTTCTGCGCCCACTGTCACTGCGGCTCGTGTCGCGGGGCCAGTGGCGCGGCGTTTCTGACCTGGACGAGCGTGCCGCGGGAGCGCTTTACGCTACTGCAAGGGGAAGACGCACTCACTTGGTTCGCATCCTCGGAGACGATTCGCTGGGGCTTCTGCTCGCGCTGCGGCAGCACGCTGCTGTACGAAGCCATCGCGTCGGGGCACCCGGAGGCGCCCAAGCTCGACCGCATGTACGTGACGCTCGGCGCCCTGCGTGCACCCTTGGATCGACAGCCTGCCTGTCACGTCAGCGTAGAAGAGGCCGTCACTTGGTTTCGCCGTGCCGATCATCTGCCTGGACACGTTGGCAAGACCGAGCAAACCCAGGACGTTCCTAGCGCACACCTGATCCTCTACGTGGCTGATCAGGCCGCCAGCACGCGCTTCTACGCCGCGGTCCTCGCGGCACCGCCTCGCCTGGACGTTCCCGGCATGAGCGAGTTCGCGCTCCCGGGCAACGCCGTGCTCGGCCTGATGCCCGAGAGCGGCGTGGCGCGTCTGTTCGAGGGAGCGGTGTCTACCAACGCTCCCGGTGCGGCGCGCGCGGAGCTGTATCTTCGCGTCGAGGATCCAGGTGCGGCGCACGCGCGCGCCCTTGCCGCGGGCGCCACCGAGCTGTCACCGCTGCAGCGTCGCGACTGGGGACACGACGCTGCCTACAGCCTGGACCCGGACGGCCACGTGCTCGCCTTCGCGAACTGCTGA
- a CDS encoding MBOAT family protein produces the protein MGANAQLFLTIWQRGASTRDDLSLPTAPLGSFSAELAGSGLARYFQRQAFVGNGMTVLVGAAAMVALGTAIALVAGAGKARRALAVLLGASSLAVTSWLPSELVFARGAFALWNILLVLRAIDLATEQRSSPLSVRLALMFVVFDARKVQPCVARLDGRLLLHGLVFALLAALGLAGVLWGAPRVSGPAGSLFAWASGLLYVYTSIDAAARLTVAVHQARGVAVPPQHDNPILSRSVAEFWSRRWNLNVSAWLREHVFSPLAQRGHARWGLAAAFVVSALLHWWLIHVALGWAWSLPMASFFVLQAVFIRLERALRIRRLAPWLQHGWTVSVMLLTSPLFVAPFMELFVSLV, from the coding sequence ATGGGAGCGAATGCGCAGCTTTTTCTGACGATTTGGCAGCGCGGCGCCAGCACTCGGGACGACTTGTCGCTGCCGACGGCGCCGCTCGGCTCGTTTTCCGCCGAACTCGCGGGATCGGGCTTGGCACGCTATTTTCAACGACAAGCGTTCGTGGGCAATGGGATGACAGTGCTCGTCGGTGCCGCCGCGATGGTAGCGCTGGGAACGGCAATCGCCCTCGTCGCGGGCGCGGGGAAAGCTCGTCGCGCCCTGGCCGTTTTGCTCGGCGCGAGCAGTCTTGCCGTCACGTCCTGGTTGCCGAGCGAGCTCGTGTTCGCGCGCGGGGCGTTCGCCCTCTGGAACATCTTGTTGGTCCTGCGCGCCATCGATCTGGCTACCGAGCAGCGCTCGTCCCCGCTCTCGGTGCGGCTGGCGTTGATGTTCGTGGTCTTCGACGCGCGCAAGGTGCAGCCGTGCGTAGCGCGCCTGGATGGCAGGCTGCTCCTGCATGGTCTCGTGTTCGCACTGCTCGCTGCCCTCGGCTTGGCTGGGGTGCTGTGGGGCGCGCCGCGAGTGTCCGGTCCCGCTGGATCCTTGTTCGCCTGGGCGTCAGGACTGCTCTACGTGTACACCTCCATCGACGCAGCGGCTCGACTGACCGTCGCGGTTCACCAAGCGCGAGGGGTCGCTGTGCCGCCCCAGCACGACAACCCCATCCTCAGTCGCAGCGTGGCGGAGTTCTGGTCGCGGCGTTGGAACCTCAACGTCAGCGCGTGGTTGCGCGAGCACGTGTTCAGCCCCCTTGCCCAGCGAGGCCACGCGCGCTGGGGCCTGGCCGCCGCTTTCGTCGTCAGTGCGTTGCTCCATTGGTGGCTCATTCACGTCGCGCTGGGTTGGGCATGGTCACTGCCCATGGCGTCGTTCTTCGTGCTCCAGGCAGTGTTCATTCGCCTGGAACGAGCCCTGCGCATCCGCCGCTTGGCACCGTGGCTGCAACACGGCTGGACCGTGAGCGTCATGCTGCTCACCTCGCCGCTGTTCGTGGCGCCGTTCATGGAGCTGTTCGTGTCGCTGGTGTGA
- a CDS encoding tetratricopeptide repeat protein produces MKVRRTLTGAGMAACLGCSTRAPPAAKPSSPPAPPASSAAAAASTTSATAPPAADIQALRRACALGSALGCNDAGVAYLDGNGVAKDAKRAVELLSKACEQKFAMGCYNLGFAYESGSGVARDAAEAARLYEQACDADVGIACNGLGNLRFSLDGERGPETSLPLYRKACALSDAMGCVNLAYVLDSDGATPSEIGRAAALYEQGCKDQIALGCTGFAGLLLAGRGVSKDPRRAVSVLRTACRLDPALGCYMLGMALVHGAGVKRDPVTARRQFDTACKAGHAEACAELGDLLSQKK; encoded by the coding sequence ATGAAAGTGAGACGCACTCTGACCGGCGCTGGCATGGCAGCCTGTTTGGGCTGCTCGACCCGGGCGCCGCCTGCGGCGAAACCGTCCTCACCGCCCGCGCCGCCTGCTTCCTCTGCAGCGGCAGCCGCCTCGACAACTTCCGCGACTGCGCCACCGGCCGCCGACATTCAAGCCCTGCGCCGCGCCTGCGCGCTGGGCTCCGCTCTAGGCTGCAACGATGCTGGTGTCGCCTATCTGGATGGCAACGGCGTCGCGAAGGACGCCAAGCGCGCCGTGGAGCTGCTGAGCAAGGCGTGCGAACAGAAGTTTGCGATGGGTTGCTACAACCTGGGCTTCGCCTACGAATCCGGCTCGGGGGTGGCGCGCGACGCAGCAGAGGCGGCGCGACTCTATGAGCAGGCCTGTGACGCGGACGTAGGCATAGCCTGCAATGGCTTGGGCAATCTGCGCTTCTCGCTGGATGGGGAGCGCGGCCCCGAGACCAGTCTGCCCCTCTACCGCAAGGCGTGCGCGTTGAGCGACGCCATGGGCTGCGTGAACCTGGCGTACGTCTTGGATTCCGATGGCGCGACGCCAAGCGAGATCGGGCGTGCGGCGGCGCTGTACGAGCAGGGCTGCAAGGACCAGATCGCTCTCGGCTGCACGGGCTTTGCCGGGCTACTCTTGGCGGGGCGAGGCGTGAGCAAGGATCCACGTCGCGCCGTGAGCGTGCTCCGCACGGCGTGTCGCCTCGACCCGGCCCTGGGCTGCTACATGCTGGGCATGGCGTTGGTGCACGGCGCTGGCGTGAAGCGCGATCCTGTCACGGCGCGACGCCAGTTCGACACCGCCTGCAAGGCGGGTCACGCGGAAGCGTGCGCGGAGCTGGGCGATCTACTCAGCCAGAAGAAATGA